In Phaeobacter gallaeciensis DSM 26640, a genomic segment contains:
- a CDS encoding ABC transporter permease: MIRLEKRPQPSRVWSMATPLVAVLATMIAGGLLFAALGKDPVAAIRTIFWDPLFGEFAFYYRPQLLVKGAPLVLIAIGLSLGFRAGIWNIGAEGQYIMGAICGAGAGLAFYPSDSALIFPLMVVAGALGGWVWAMIPAVLKTRFGTNEILVSLMLVYVAEQFLASVSLGLLKNPEGFGFPGSRNLQSWDSAHNAELITGTGMHWGVVAALIAVIFAYVLLNRHMLGYHIRLSGEAPRAARFAGVNPTRLVLFCLGTSGALAGLAGLFEVSGPSGQISIDFNVGYGFTAIIVAFLGRLHPVGILLAGGLMALTYIGGDIAQSNMGLPSAAIQVFQGMLLFFLLAFDLLTNFRIALSKPEVV; encoded by the coding sequence ATGATCCGGCTAGAAAAGAGACCACAGCCATCGCGTGTCTGGTCGATGGCAACGCCGCTGGTGGCGGTGCTGGCGACGATGATTGCGGGCGGGCTGCTGTTTGCCGCGCTCGGCAAAGATCCCGTGGCGGCAATCCGCACCATCTTCTGGGATCCGCTGTTTGGCGAATTTGCCTTTTATTACCGCCCGCAACTGCTGGTGAAGGGCGCGCCCCTTGTGTTGATCGCCATCGGCCTGTCCTTGGGCTTTCGTGCCGGGATCTGGAACATCGGCGCTGAAGGCCAGTACATCATGGGCGCCATCTGTGGCGCCGGTGCGGGCCTTGCCTTCTACCCGTCGGATTCGGCCCTGATCTTTCCGCTCATGGTGGTGGCAGGCGCATTGGGGGGCTGGGTCTGGGCCATGATCCCCGCGGTACTGAAAACCCGCTTTGGCACCAATGAGATCCTGGTATCGCTGATGCTGGTCTATGTGGCCGAACAGTTCCTCGCCTCTGTCTCGCTTGGCCTCTTGAAAAACCCCGAGGGTTTCGGCTTTCCCGGCTCGCGCAACCTGCAGTCCTGGGACAGCGCCCATAATGCCGAACTGATCACAGGCACCGGCATGCACTGGGGTGTTGTGGCGGCGCTGATTGCGGTGATCTTTGCCTATGTGCTGCTCAACCGTCATATGCTGGGCTATCATATCCGCCTGAGTGGTGAGGCCCCCCGCGCAGCGCGGTTTGCAGGTGTGAACCCCACCCGCCTGGTGCTGTTCTGCCTTGGCACCTCCGGCGCGCTGGCGGGTCTTGCGGGCCTGTTTGAAGTTTCCGGCCCCTCCGGTCAGATCTCCATCGATTTCAACGTGGGCTACGGGTTTACCGCCATTATTGTCGCCTTTCTGGGCCGGTTGCACCCTGTCGGCATCCTGCTGGCCGGTGGTTTGATGGCCCTGACCTATATCGGTGGCGATATCGCCCAGTCTAACATGGGCCTGCCCTCAGCTGCGATCCAGGTGTTTCAGGGGATGCTGCTGTTTTTCCTGCTGGCCTTCGACCTCCTGACCAATTTCCGCATTGCGCTGAGCAAACCCGAGGTGGTGTGA
- the xdhB gene encoding xanthine dehydrogenase molybdopterin binding subunit — MAVAKPLPHDAARLHVTGQARYVDDIPAPRDTLHLAFGLSTVAHGDVTALELEAVRQSDGVVAVLTADDLPFDNDVSPSAHDEPLLAKGAVHYIGQPVFLVVAKSHRAARMAARKGKISYAERPALLTLEDALAADSRFEDGPRIYTKGDADSAIASAAHVVEDTFEIGGQEHFYLEGQAAMAQPQEDGGMLVNSSTQHPTEIQHKVAEAIGLPMHAVRVETRRMGGGFGGKESQGNALAVACAIAARTTGRTCKMRYDRDDDMTITGKRHAFRISYRAGFDAEGRIQGIEFTHLVDCGWAQDLSLPVADRAMLHSDNAYLIPAIRIESHRLKTNRQSATAYRGFGGPQGMVGIERLMDHAAHALGLDPVALRQRNYYAPMQSPTAPRGTPHDSSAPASDAAGDLASRGATADPAEVTTSALDVQTTPYHMPVEDFILHELTAELLDTSDYATRKAEIAKWNADSDRLKRGIAFSPVKFGISFTLTHLNQAGALVHVYQDGSVHLNHGGTEMGQGLFQKVAQVAASRFGISLDKVKITATDTAKVPNTSATAASSGTDLNGMAVKAACDTIRDRMATYLAERYQQPAAAVRFEDDRVIIGSEELSFEAAAMECYTGRISLSSTGYYKTPKLEWDRIQGEGRPFFYFAYGAAITEVVVDRLTGENRILRADVLHDAGASLNPALDIGQVEGAYVQGAGWLTTEELVWDQTGNLRTHAPSTYKIPACSDRPDVFNVALWNGENREDSIYRSKAVGEPPFMLGISAWLALSDAVGAYGGSYPALNAPATAEELWRAVRRVAPEA, encoded by the coding sequence ATGGCTGTTGCAAAACCCCTGCCCCATGATGCGGCGCGTCTGCATGTGACCGGTCAGGCGCGCTATGTCGATGATATTCCGGCACCGCGTGACACGCTGCATCTGGCCTTTGGCCTCTCCACCGTGGCCCATGGTGATGTTACCGCACTAGAGCTGGAAGCCGTCCGCCAAAGCGACGGTGTGGTTGCAGTGCTGACCGCTGACGATCTGCCCTTTGACAATGATGTGTCTCCCTCAGCCCATGATGAGCCGCTCTTGGCCAAGGGTGCTGTGCATTATATCGGCCAGCCGGTGTTTCTCGTGGTGGCAAAATCGCACCGCGCCGCGCGGATGGCCGCGCGCAAGGGCAAGATCAGCTACGCCGAACGCCCCGCCCTCCTGACGCTGGAGGACGCTCTGGCCGCAGACAGCCGGTTTGAAGACGGCCCCCGCATCTACACCAAAGGTGACGCAGACAGCGCCATCGCCTCTGCCGCGCATGTGGTTGAGGATACATTTGAGATCGGCGGGCAGGAACATTTCTATCTAGAAGGTCAGGCCGCCATGGCCCAGCCGCAGGAAGACGGCGGCATGCTGGTCAACTCCTCGACCCAGCACCCCACCGAAATCCAGCACAAAGTGGCCGAGGCCATCGGTCTGCCGATGCACGCCGTCCGGGTTGAGACCCGCCGTATGGGCGGTGGCTTTGGTGGCAAGGAAAGCCAGGGCAACGCTCTGGCTGTCGCCTGCGCCATCGCCGCCCGCACCACCGGTCGCACCTGCAAGATGCGCTATGACCGCGATGACGACATGACCATCACCGGCAAGCGTCATGCCTTCCGCATTTCCTATCGCGCGGGCTTTGACGCCGAGGGGCGCATTCAGGGGATTGAGTTCACCCATCTGGTCGATTGCGGCTGGGCACAGGATCTGTCGCTGCCGGTGGCAGATCGCGCCATGCTGCACAGCGACAACGCCTATCTGATCCCTGCAATTCGTATCGAAAGCCACCGGCTGAAAACCAACCGCCAAAGCGCCACCGCCTATCGCGGTTTTGGCGGCCCGCAGGGCATGGTGGGCATCGAACGGCTGATGGACCATGCTGCCCACGCGCTGGGGCTGGACCCGGTCGCGCTGCGCCAGCGCAACTACTACGCACCGATGCAGTCCCCTACTGCGCCACGGGGCACGCCCCACGACAGCTCTGCGCCCGCGTCGGATGCGGCAGGCGATCTCGCCTCTCGCGGTGCCACGGCAGACCCGGCCGAGGTCACCACATCCGCCTTAGATGTGCAGACAACCCCCTACCATATGCCGGTAGAGGACTTCATCCTGCACGAGCTGACCGCAGAGCTGCTGGACACATCAGACTATGCAACCCGCAAGGCGGAGATCGCCAAGTGGAACGCTGATAGTGACCGTCTCAAGCGCGGTATCGCGTTTTCGCCGGTGAAATTCGGCATCTCCTTCACCCTCACCCATCTCAATCAGGCCGGTGCGCTGGTGCATGTCTATCAGGATGGCTCGGTCCATCTGAACCACGGTGGCACCGAAATGGGTCAGGGCCTGTTTCAGAAGGTGGCACAGGTGGCGGCCAGCCGCTTTGGCATCTCGCTGGACAAGGTAAAGATCACTGCCACCGACACGGCCAAGGTGCCAAATACCTCGGCCACGGCAGCCTCCTCCGGCACCGACCTCAATGGCATGGCGGTGAAGGCCGCCTGCGACACCATCCGCGACCGGATGGCGACCTATCTGGCCGAGCGCTATCAGCAGCCAGCCGCGGCCGTGCGGTTTGAGGACGATCGCGTCATCATCGGCAGCGAAGAGCTGAGCTTTGAGGCCGCGGCTATGGAATGCTACACGGGCCGCATCAGCCTGTCGTCTACCGGGTATTACAAAACCCCGAAACTGGAATGGGACCGCATTCAGGGCGAGGGGCGCCCGTTTTTCTACTTTGCCTATGGTGCGGCGATCACCGAGGTTGTTGTTGATCGCCTGACCGGCGAAAACCGCATTCTGCGCGCCGATGTGCTGCATGATGCGGGTGCCTCGCTGAACCCCGCGCTGGATATCGGGCAGGTTGAAGGGGCTTATGTGCAGGGCGCGGGCTGGCTCACGACAGAGGAACTGGTCTGGGATCAGACCGGCAATCTGCGCACCCATGCGCCCTCCACCTACAAGATCCCCGCCTGTTCTGACCGCCCGGATGTGTTCAATGTCGCGCTTTGGAATGGCGAGAACCGCGAGGACAGCATCTATCGCTCCAAAGCGGTGGGTGAGCCGCCGTTCATGCTGGGGATCTCGGCCTGGCTCGCGCTCAGCGATGCGGTTGGGGCTTATGGTGGCAGCTATCCAGCGCTGAATGCGCCCGCGACGGCGGAAGAACTCTGGCGGGCGGTGCGCCGCGTCGCGCCGGAGGCCTGA
- a CDS encoding ABC transporter ATP-binding protein — translation MTQPLLSLQGLTKAYPGVVANDTVSFDIGAGEVHALLGENGAGKSTLVKMIYGLVKPDSGSMLLRGEPYTPSEPRQARADGIAMVFQHFSLFDALNVAENIALGMENPPAMRDLASQIRRVSETYGLPLDPYRTVGDLSAGERQRVEIIRCLLQDPKLLIMDEPTSVLTPQEVEILFQTLQKLRSEGTSILYISHKLEEIRTLCDHATILRLGKNVGECVPSETSARDMAEMMVGTALQTPERSGRALGEVALDISGLSVPAPSAFGTALKNVHMTVRKGEILGVGGVAGNGQDELLGVLSGETTTAADAVTLDGAPIGNLGPVARRRLGILAAPEERLGHAAAPDMSLTENAMLTAATREGLASRGFLRWGLAQAFAEKVIKEFDVRTPGPENAARSLSGGNLQKFVIGREVLQRPEILVVNQPTWGVDAAAAAAIRQSLLDLAAGGTAVICISQDLDELMEIADSFAALNEGRLSAPRPTAGLSVDEIGLMMGGAHGMEVAHV, via the coding sequence GTGACCCAACCTCTCCTGAGCCTGCAAGGTTTGACGAAGGCCTATCCCGGTGTTGTTGCCAATGATACGGTCTCCTTTGATATCGGCGCGGGAGAGGTTCACGCCCTGCTCGGCGAAAACGGCGCCGGGAAATCGACGCTGGTCAAGATGATCTACGGGCTGGTGAAACCCGACAGCGGCAGCATGCTGTTGCGGGGAGAGCCCTATACCCCAAGCGAGCCGCGTCAGGCCCGCGCCGATGGCATTGCCATGGTCTTTCAGCATTTTTCGCTGTTTGACGCGCTGAACGTGGCGGAAAACATCGCCCTTGGCATGGAAAACCCGCCTGCGATGCGTGATCTGGCCAGCCAGATCCGGCGGGTCTCGGAAACCTATGGCCTGCCGCTGGATCCCTATCGCACGGTGGGCGACCTCTCTGCGGGCGAACGTCAGCGGGTGGAGATCATCCGTTGCCTGTTGCAGGACCCGAAGTTGCTGATCATGGATGAGCCCACATCGGTGCTGACCCCTCAGGAGGTGGAGATCCTGTTTCAGACCCTGCAGAAGCTGCGGTCCGAAGGCACGTCGATCCTCTATATCTCGCACAAGCTGGAAGAGATCCGCACGCTGTGTGATCACGCCACCATCCTGCGACTGGGCAAAAATGTGGGGGAATGCGTGCCCTCCGAGACCTCGGCCCGCGATATGGCAGAGATGATGGTGGGCACAGCGCTGCAGACGCCGGAACGCTCCGGTCGCGCGCTTGGCGAGGTAGCGCTGGATATCAGCGGGCTGTCGGTGCCTGCACCCTCTGCCTTTGGAACTGCGTTGAAGAACGTGCATATGACCGTGCGCAAAGGAGAGATCCTCGGCGTGGGCGGGGTTGCGGGCAACGGTCAGGATGAACTCTTGGGCGTGCTATCGGGCGAGACCACAACTGCAGCCGATGCGGTCACCCTGGATGGCGCCCCGATTGGCAACCTTGGCCCTGTGGCGCGCCGCCGGTTGGGGATTCTGGCCGCCCCGGAGGAGCGTCTGGGTCATGCCGCAGCCCCGGATATGAGCCTGACGGAAAATGCCATGCTGACCGCCGCCACCCGCGAGGGGCTGGCGAGCCGGGGATTCCTCAGATGGGGGCTGGCACAGGCGTTTGCGGAGAAGGTCATCAAGGAATTTGACGTCCGCACACCGGGGCCAGAGAATGCCGCGCGCTCTCTGTCCGGGGGCAACCTGCAAAAATTCGTCATTGGCCGCGAGGTCCTACAACGCCCGGAAATTCTGGTGGTGAACCAGCCAACCTGGGGTGTGGATGCCGCCGCCGCTGCTGCGATCCGCCAGTCGCTGCTGGATCTGGCCGCCGGGGGCACCGCCGTGATCTGCATCAGTCAGGATCTGGATGAGCTGATGGAGATCGCCGACAGTTTCGCCGCCCTGAACGAGGGCCGATTGAGCGCACCGCGGCCAACTGCGGGTCTCAGTGTTGATGAAATTGGCCTCATGATGGGGGGTGCACATGGCATGGAGGTTGCGCATGTCTAG
- the dnaE gene encoding DNA polymerase III subunit alpha gives MTNAPRFIHLRTHTEYSLLEGALRLKKLPDLCKKHEMPAIAVTDTNNLFAALEFSVGASGAGVQPIMGCQVDLRFTEPAPGERPKPPAPLVLLAQSETGYEHLMKLNSCLYMREGSELAHVTLEELAAHSEDVICLSGGPDGPVGRLLQMGQRPAAEALMQRLKEMFPDRLYVELQRHPGEHGQPEAEQATERGHVEMAYAMDLPLVATNDVYFPNTEMYEAHDAMICIAEGAYVDQAEPRRRLTAQHYFKSQEEMVALFADLPEAIENTVEIAKRCAFMAYRRDPILPKFADDEVAELRRIANEGLQQRLAVIPHAVSVEEYQERLDFELGIIEGMGFPGYFLIVADFIQWAKDHDIPVGPGRGSGAGSLVAYALTITDLDPLRYSLLFERFLNPERVSMPDFDIDFCMDRREEVIKYVQEKYGRDKVGQIITFGALLSKAAVRDMGRVLQMPYGQVDRLSKLIPVEGVKPMSIVDSLKEEPRLREEAENEEVVDRLLKYGMQVEGLLRSAGTHAAGVVIGDRSLDALVPLYRDPRSDMPATQFNMKWVEQAGLVKFDFLGLKTLTVIQNAMDLIFQSGRDLHVAADGTQLYDPPEGAENQINAIPLDDKVTYDLYSRAKTVAVFQVESTGMMDALKRMKPTCIEDIVALVALYRPGPMENIPVYCEVKNGLREITSVHPLIDHILEETQGIIVYQEQVMQIAQVMANYTLGGADLLRRAMGKKIKEAMDAERPKFEKGAAENGVPAKKASEVFDLLEKFANYGFNKSHAAAYAVVSYQTGWLKANHPVEFMAGVMNCDIHLTDKLAIYFEEVKKGLRLPYVPPCVNRSEATFNVVKGELVYALGALKNVGVEAMRLVTAARRESGEDKPFATLFDFARRVDLKKVGKRPLEMLARAGGFDQLDPNRRRVFDSLGALVDYSSAVHDQRNSSQVSLFGEAGEDLPEPRLPGTPDWLPAERLSEEFKAIGFYLSGHPLDDYMPALKRKDVMTLDEVTAKAERGPFMAKMAGVVAGRQERKSARGNRFAFAQLSDTSGGYEVTLFSEVLEKSREFLETGAKVVITAEATMESDQLKLLVRSVGPVDAAIADAGRSSLRVYVSDAKAVATVAQVLEDAKKAARNAARGEVYMYLQDPGLPGDVEMDLGQPFPINPQIKGALKSLDGVMDVEEI, from the coding sequence ATGACAAATGCTCCCCGATTCATTCATCTTCGCACCCATACCGAATATTCGCTCTTGGAAGGCGCGCTGCGGCTGAAGAAGCTGCCGGATCTCTGCAAAAAACACGAGATGCCCGCGATTGCGGTGACCGACACCAACAACCTGTTTGCCGCACTGGAATTTTCCGTTGGGGCCAGCGGGGCCGGGGTGCAGCCGATCATGGGCTGTCAGGTGGATCTGCGGTTTACTGAACCTGCCCCCGGAGAACGGCCGAAACCGCCCGCTCCGCTGGTGCTGCTGGCGCAGAGCGAGACCGGGTATGAGCATCTGATGAAGCTGAATTCCTGCCTATATATGCGCGAAGGCAGTGAGCTGGCGCATGTAACGCTGGAGGAGCTTGCGGCGCATTCTGAAGATGTGATCTGCCTCAGCGGCGGACCGGATGGGCCGGTGGGGCGGCTGTTGCAGATGGGGCAGCGTCCGGCGGCTGAGGCATTGATGCAGCGGCTGAAAGAGATGTTCCCGGATCGTCTGTATGTGGAGTTGCAGCGTCATCCTGGTGAGCATGGCCAACCGGAAGCGGAGCAGGCGACCGAGCGTGGCCACGTGGAAATGGCCTATGCGATGGATCTGCCGCTGGTTGCCACCAATGACGTCTATTTCCCGAATACAGAAATGTATGAGGCACACGACGCGATGATCTGCATCGCCGAGGGCGCCTATGTCGATCAGGCCGAACCACGGCGGCGTCTGACCGCGCAGCATTACTTCAAGAGCCAGGAAGAGATGGTGGCGCTGTTTGCCGACCTGCCCGAGGCGATTGAGAACACGGTGGAGATCGCCAAGCGCTGTGCCTTCATGGCGTACCGCCGCGACCCGATCCTGCCGAAGTTCGCCGATGATGAGGTCGCCGAGCTGCGCCGCATCGCCAACGAAGGCCTGCAGCAGCGGCTGGCGGTGATCCCCCATGCGGTGAGCGTCGAGGAATATCAGGAACGGCTCGATTTCGAGTTGGGCATCATCGAGGGGATGGGCTTCCCGGGCTACTTCCTGATCGTTGCCGACTTTATCCAATGGGCTAAGGATCATGACATTCCGGTGGGACCGGGGCGGGGTTCCGGTGCGGGTTCCCTCGTGGCCTATGCGCTGACCATCACCGACCTTGACCCGCTGCGTTACTCCCTGCTGTTCGAGCGTTTCCTCAACCCGGAACGGGTGTCGATGCCCGACTTCGACATCGACTTCTGCATGGACCGCCGCGAGGAGGTGATCAAATACGTGCAGGAGAAGTATGGCCGTGACAAAGTTGGCCAGATCATCACCTTTGGCGCGCTGTTGTCCAAGGCGGCGGTGCGCGACATGGGGCGGGTTTTGCAGATGCCTTATGGCCAGGTGGACCGGCTCTCGAAGCTGATCCCGGTTGAGGGCGTGAAGCCGATGTCTATCGTGGACTCCCTAAAGGAAGAGCCGCGCTTGCGTGAGGAAGCCGAGAACGAAGAGGTTGTCGACCGGCTGCTGAAATACGGCATGCAGGTTGAGGGGCTGTTGCGCTCTGCGGGCACCCACGCGGCGGGGGTGGTGATCGGTGATCGGTCGCTGGATGCGCTGGTGCCGCTTTATCGCGATCCGCGCTCGGATATGCCCGCGACCCAGTTCAACATGAAATGGGTGGAGCAGGCGGGGCTGGTGAAGTTCGACTTCCTCGGCCTCAAGACGCTGACCGTGATCCAGAACGCGATGGATCTGATTTTCCAGTCGGGCCGTGACCTGCATGTGGCCGCCGATGGCACCCAGCTTTATGATCCGCCGGAGGGGGCAGAGAACCAGATCAACGCCATTCCGCTGGACGACAAGGTCACCTATGACCTCTACTCGCGGGCTAAGACGGTGGCGGTGTTCCAGGTGGAATCCACCGGTATGATGGATGCGCTGAAGCGTATGAAACCCACCTGTATCGAGGATATCGTGGCGCTGGTGGCCCTCTATCGTCCCGGTCCGATGGAAAACATCCCGGTCTATTGCGAGGTGAAGAACGGCCTGCGCGAGATTACCTCTGTGCATCCACTGATCGACCATATCCTTGAGGAAACTCAAGGTATTATCGTTTATCAGGAACAGGTGATGCAGATCGCCCAGGTGATGGCGAATTACACGCTGGGCGGCGCGGATCTGTTGCGTCGCGCCATGGGTAAGAAGATCAAAGAGGCGATGGACGCCGAGCGCCCGAAGTTTGAAAAAGGTGCGGCGGAAAATGGCGTTCCGGCCAAGAAGGCCTCGGAAGTGTTCGACCTTCTGGAGAAATTCGCCAACTACGGCTTCAACAAATCCCACGCGGCGGCCTATGCGGTGGTCAGCTACCAGACCGGCTGGCTGAAGGCGAACCACCCGGTGGAATTCATGGCGGGCGTCATGAACTGCGATATCCATCTGACGGATAAGCTGGCGATCTACTTCGAAGAGGTCAAAAAAGGCCTGCGCCTGCCTTATGTGCCGCCCTGTGTGAACCGCTCCGAGGCAACATTCAATGTGGTCAAAGGCGAGCTGGTTTATGCGCTGGGCGCGCTGAAAAACGTTGGCGTCGAGGCAATGCGGCTGGTGACGGCGGCGCGGCGGGAGAGCGGTGAGGACAAACCCTTTGCCACGCTGTTTGATTTTGCCCGCCGGGTGGATTTGAAAAAGGTCGGCAAACGCCCCTTGGAAATGCTGGCACGGGCCGGTGGGTTTGACCAGCTGGACCCCAACCGCCGTCGGGTGTTTGATAGCCTCGGCGCGCTGGTGGACTATTCGTCCGCCGTACATGATCAGCGCAATTCCAGTCAGGTGTCATTGTTTGGTGAGGCCGGGGAGGATCTGCCGGAGCCGCGTCTGCCCGGCACGCCGGACTGGCTACCTGCTGAGCGGCTCTCCGAGGAGTTCAAGGCGATCGGCTTCTACCTCTCGGGCCATCCGCTGGACGACTATATGCCTGCATTGAAACGCAAGGATGTGATGACGCTGGACGAGGTGACAGCCAAGGCGGAGCGCGGGCCGTTCATGGCTAAGATGGCTGGTGTTGTCGCCGGTCGGCAGGAGCGCAAATCAGCACGCGGCAACCGCTTTGCCTTTGCCCAGCTGTCGGACACCAGTGGCGGGTATGAGGTCACGCTGTTTTCCGAAGTGCTGGAGAAGTCACGCGAATTTCTGGAAACCGGCGCCAAGGTGGTGATCACTGCCGAGGCCACAATGGAAAGCGATCAGCTGAAACTGCTGGTGCGGTCCGTCGGGCCCGTGGATGCGGCGATCGCCGATGCTGGGCGCAGTTCGCTGCGGGTCTATGTCTCGGACGCGAAGGCCGTAGCGACTGTGGCGCAGGTGCTTGAGGATGCGAAGAAAGCCGCCCGCAACGCCGCGCGCGGGGAGGTCTATATGTACCTGCAGGATCCCGGCCTGCCTGGGGATGTTGAGATGGATCTGGGCCAGCCCTTCCCCATCAACCCCCAGATCAAAGGCGCGCTGAAATCACTGGACGGCGTGATGGATGTGGAGGAGATTTGA
- the xdhC gene encoding xanthine dehydrogenase accessory protein XdhC, with product MGFDLQDLRHRIAAHGPVVRVVIAAIRGSSPREVGTAMLIWKDGQAGTIGGGALEHEAAEAARAQLATGRMRQQTTRALGPDLGQCCGGSVTLWSEIYRAEDVEHQDDEVILRALRPDTGEPPLALRRKLALARSQGQRPDPQLSDGWLLEPVHHPETPLWIWGAGHVGRALVDVLAPMPNLDITWVDTGPERFPSDIPTDVTTVPAAEPAALVPHAPENAQHLVLTYSHALDLALCHALLQRGFAFAGVIGSATKWARFRSRLRELGHRPDQIARLTCPIGDPALGKHPQMIAVGVAAELLRLGATDELKKDRRA from the coding sequence ATGGGGTTTGATCTGCAAGATCTGCGCCACCGGATCGCGGCCCATGGACCGGTGGTGCGGGTGGTGATTGCCGCCATCCGCGGCTCCTCTCCCCGCGAGGTCGGCACGGCTATGCTGATCTGGAAAGACGGTCAGGCCGGTACAATCGGCGGTGGCGCATTGGAGCATGAAGCGGCTGAGGCAGCACGCGCCCAGCTTGCGACGGGACGGATGCGGCAGCAGACCACCCGCGCGCTTGGCCCCGATCTGGGGCAATGCTGCGGCGGGTCGGTGACCCTTTGGAGCGAGATTTACCGTGCCGAGGATGTGGAGCATCAGGATGATGAGGTGATCCTGCGGGCACTGAGACCAGATACGGGCGAACCGCCGCTTGCCCTGCGGCGCAAACTGGCGCTGGCCCGCAGTCAGGGGCAACGCCCCGATCCGCAGCTGAGCGATGGCTGGCTTCTGGAGCCTGTACATCACCCCGAAACCCCGCTGTGGATCTGGGGGGCGGGCCATGTGGGCCGTGCCTTGGTCGATGTGCTGGCACCGATGCCGAATCTGGATATCACCTGGGTCGATACCGGGCCTGAACGCTTCCCTTCTGATATCCCCACCGATGTCACCACCGTGCCCGCAGCGGAGCCTGCGGCATTGGTGCCCCATGCCCCTGAAAATGCGCAGCATTTGGTGCTTACCTATTCCCATGCACTGGATCTGGCGCTATGCCACGCCCTGTTGCAGCGCGGCTTTGCCTTTGCCGGGGTGATCGGATCGGCCACCAAATGGGCGCGGTTCCGCTCCCGGCTCAGAGAGCTGGGCCACAGGCCGGATCAGATCGCCCGGCTGACCTGCCCCATTGGCGATCCTGCCCTTGGCAAGCATCCGCAGATGATTGCGGTGGGGGTTGCGGCAGAGCTTTTGCGCCTGGGCGCCACAGACGAGTTGAAGAAGGACAGACGCGCGTGA
- the xdhA gene encoding xanthine dehydrogenase small subunit, translated as MTITFRLNGEEVALTEVSPTATLLDWLREDRGLTGTKEGCNEGDCGACTVMVTDDHGAKPLNACILFLPQLHGKSIRTVEGAAGPDGQLHPVQEAMITHHGSQCGFCTPGFIMSMVTAHKNGAQDHDDQLAGNLCRCTGYAPIIRAAEAAAVAPIPDWLHSEDAISLPETDGDATSLRPTSADQLAAAYAARPEATLIAGATDVGLWVTKQLRDLSDVIFLDGCEDLKDITEQPDGSLRIGAMVDMNRLRSALAARHPSYGEMLRRFASQQVRAAATIGGNIANGSPIGDNPPALIALGATLHLRKGDSRRSLPLEDFFIDYGKQDRQPGEFVEAITLPALPTDQSDGLRVYKLSKRFDQDISAVLGAFNLTVKNGQITAARIAFGGMAGVPKRASHVEAALVGQVMSAATLATARGEFARDFTPMSDMRASADYRLETAANMLTRYFEDLGQTSAPTHVLEVK; from the coding sequence ATGACAATCACCTTTCGGCTGAACGGTGAAGAGGTCGCGCTGACGGAGGTCTCTCCGACGGCGACATTGCTGGACTGGCTGCGCGAGGATCGCGGCCTCACCGGCACCAAGGAAGGCTGTAACGAGGGCGACTGCGGCGCCTGCACTGTGATGGTCACCGATGACCACGGCGCCAAGCCGCTCAACGCCTGCATCCTGTTCCTGCCCCAACTGCACGGCAAATCCATTCGCACCGTCGAAGGGGCCGCTGGCCCCGATGGTCAACTGCATCCCGTCCAAGAGGCGATGATCACCCACCACGGCAGCCAATGCGGTTTCTGCACGCCGGGCTTTATCATGTCGATGGTGACCGCCCATAAAAATGGCGCGCAGGATCACGACGACCAGCTGGCAGGCAATCTCTGCCGCTGCACCGGCTATGCCCCGATCATCCGCGCCGCTGAGGCTGCCGCTGTGGCACCGATCCCCGACTGGCTCCACAGCGAAGACGCGATCAGCCTGCCGGAAACAGACGGTGATGCCACGTCTCTGCGCCCCACCTCCGCCGACCAACTGGCTGCCGCCTATGCCGCGCGGCCCGAGGCGACGCTGATTGCGGGCGCCACGGATGTTGGCCTCTGGGTGACCAAACAGCTGCGCGACCTCTCTGATGTGATCTTCCTTGATGGCTGCGAGGATCTGAAAGACATCACCGAACAGCCCGACGGCAGCCTGCGCATCGGCGCGATGGTGGATATGAACCGCCTGCGCAGCGCGCTCGCTGCGCGCCACCCGTCTTATGGCGAAATGCTGCGCCGCTTTGCCAGCCAGCAGGTGCGCGCCGCCGCCACCATTGGCGGCAATATCGCCAATGGCTCCCCCATCGGAGACAATCCGCCAGCCCTGATCGCTCTTGGCGCGACACTGCACCTGCGCAAGGGTGACAGCCGCCGCAGCCTGCCGCTTGAGGATTTCTTTATCGATTATGGCAAGCAGGACCGCCAGCCCGGCGAATTTGTCGAGGCGATCACACTGCCTGCACTTCCAACGGATCAAAGTGACGGCTTACGCGTCTACAAGCTCTCCAAACGGTTCGATCAGGATATCTCTGCCGTTCTGGGGGCGTTCAACCTGACCGTGAAAAACGGCCAGATCACCGCTGCGCGCATCGCCTTTGGCGGCATGGCCGGCGTCCCGAAACGCGCCAGCCATGTGGAAGCCGCGCTGGTCGGCCAAGTCATGTCGGCAGCAACACTCGCCACCGCGCGGGGCGAATTTGCCCGCGACTTCACCCCGATGAGCGACATGCGCGCCTCTGCCGATTACCGGCTGGAGACGGCGGCCAATATGCTCACCCGCTATTTTGAGGATCTGGGTCAGACGAGCGCACCGACCCATGTGCTGGAGGTGAAGTGA